AAAATCACTGATAAATTCCACTTTTCTCGGATATTCATGAGCTCCTAATCGCATTTTTACAAAATCCTGTATTTCAAGAACTAGTTGCTCTGATGGTGATACATGATCGCGAAGCTTGATGAAGACTTTCACCACTTCGCCTCTCACTGGATCTTGACTTCCTACAGCTGCGGCCATCAGCACAGCAGGGTGTTGACTCAAGGTCTCTTCTATTTCTGAGGGTCCAATGCGGTAGCCTCCGGAAGAGATGACATCGTCTTTGCGGCTCACAAAATAAAAATATCCATCATCGTCTTTATATCCTAAATCCCCTGTGCAAAGCCAATTTCCTTTATGTTTTTGCTGCGTAGCCTCTGGCTGATTGAAATATCGTAAAAACATCACTGGATCTGGAGTATGTATTGCAATCTCTCCTACGACTCCCGATCTTTGAGGATTACCATCTTCATCAATGATATCCACTTGATGTCCTGGTATTGGACGACCCATAGAATTTGCTTTTACCGGAAATAATGTACTGCAGTTTCCAAGTACCACATTGCATTCCGTTTGACCGTAAAACTCATGGATTGTAAGACCTAGTTCTTCTTTAGCATACGTGAGTGTTTCCTGTCCAAGTGGTTCACCACCGCTTGCGATAGAGCGCAACTCCAAGTTCCAACGCTCGCGCGGATGAGTAATTTGCCGCATCATTTTTAAAGCTGTCGGGGGCAAAAAAACATTGCGAATGTGCATTTTTTCCATGAATGCAAACGCTTTCTCTGAATCAAACTTTGCCATCCGATGAGCTATAACCGGAATCCCCCAGCGCAATGCTGGAAAGAGTACATCAAAAAGTCCACCAATCCAAGCCCAGTCAGCAGGTGTCCAAAATCGATCTCCAGCTTTTGGGGCAAAGTCGTGTGGCATGCTGACTCCGGGTATATGTCCCAATAAAATCTGATGTCCATGTAGCGCACCTTTTGCAGGACCCGTGGTTCCAGATGTATAGATGATGACTGCCGGATCGGTCGGCTTTGTACGTATAGGTTCAAAATGCTTATGTGCTCTTTCTAAAAGATCTGGAAAATAGAGTGTACCTACAATTCGTTGATTAGTCACCACAATATGCTTCAGCGTCTTTATTTTCGACTGCATGCTCAGTATGACAGTAGCATGTTCTGCGTCAGTAATGATAACTTTAGCCGCACTATCAGATAGACGGTGCAATAAAGCATCTGGACCAAATAACACAAAAAGTGGAACAGCAATCGCTCCAAGTTTATAAATTCCAATATGTGCAATAGGTAACTCGCTACTCTGTGAAAGTAAAACTGCGATGCGATCTTCGCGTTCACAACCTAGGTCAGCAAGCGCATGGGCACATTGATTAGAAGCCTTTTTCAATTGATCATATGTCCAAACAACCTCAGATCCCCTATCATCGACTTCAATCAGAGCTACGGCATCAGGCGTAGTTGCATGTCGATCACATACATCGACACCTATGTTGTAATATTCAGGTAGATTCCATGTAAA
This genomic stretch from Sulfoacidibacillus ferrooxidans harbors:
- a CDS encoding acyl-CoA synthetase, whose translation is MTSAHFDPTWFSDLDTAPSTSTGISYETLSANFTWNLPEYYNIGVDVCDRHATTPDAVALIEVDDRGSEVVWTYDQLKKASNQCAHALADLGCEREDRIAVLLSQSSELPIAHIGIYKLGAIAVPLFVLFGPDALLHRLSDSAAKVIITDAEHATVILSMQSKIKTLKHIVVTNQRIVGTLYFPDLLERAHKHFEPIRTKPTDPAVIIYTSGTTGPAKGALHGHQILLGHIPGVSMPHDFAPKAGDRFWTPADWAWIGGLFDVLFPALRWGIPVIAHRMAKFDSEKAFAFMEKMHIRNVFLPPTALKMMRQITHPRERWNLELRSIASGGEPLGQETLTYAKEELGLTIHEFYGQTECNVVLGNCSTLFPVKANSMGRPIPGHQVDIIDEDGNPQRSGVVGEIAIHTPDPVMFLRYFNQPEATQQKHKGNWLCTGDLGYKDDDGYFYFVSRKDDVISSGGYRIGPSEIEETLSQHPAVLMAAAVGSQDPVRGEVVKVFIKLRDHVSPSEQLVLEIQDFVKMRLGAHEYPRKVEFISDFPMTPSGKIQRHILKERELTTTSDVEHEQ